A genomic segment from Ptychodera flava strain L36383 chromosome 19, AS_Pfla_20210202, whole genome shotgun sequence encodes:
- the LOC139119096 gene encoding lipoxygenase homology domain-containing protein 1-like, with protein sequence MAAPLMFAARAQFMNMQAEGLLWKLSVTTGDSGTNCRVFVDIYGEEGNTGDIELGNPDGNFFQPGTTSDFAIKLPKEVGKVYKMRVSHDNSGDSNSWTLNQITMFNMTGMMLFKCERFLSPTEDDKQFVRELPCLRPGEEPLPVKRYELDVKTGREKGAGTKATVRLMLVGEKSDTGPRIMGKHNFLNDREDEFKKGRTAKFFIEAVDLGPITKIEVSHDGDTKKMGWYLQHILVKEDGGPSYFFAGDTWLCKERGDGVTSRELTRTGIFDDSDEGEDDDDDEDEE encoded by the exons ATGGCAGCCCCTCTGATGTTCGCCGCCCGGGCGCAGTTTATGAATATGC AGGCTGAGGGCCTGCTATGGAAATTAAGCGTCACGACTGGAGACAGTGGCACCAACTGCCGAGTGTTCGTTGACATATACGGAGAAGAGGGAAATACCGGTGACATTGAACTTGGCAACCCCGATGGGAACTTCTTTCAGCCAGGGACGACGTCAGACTTTGCT ATTAAGCTTCCAAAAGAAGTGGGAAAAGTTTATAAAATGAGAGTTTCTCACGACAACAGTGGTGATAGCAACAGCTGGACGCTCAACCAA ATTACCATGTTCAACATGACAGGAATGATGCTTTTCAAATGTGAGCGTTTCTTATCACCAACGGAAGATGATAAACAGTTTGTCAGAGAGCTCCCATGCTTGAGACCGGGAGAAGAGCCACTGCCAG TGAAGAGATATGAACTGGATGTGAAAACAGGAAGGGAGAAGGGAGCTGGCACCAAGGCGACTGTAAGACTTATGTTGGTCGGCGAGAAGAGCGACACAGGTCCCAGAATCATGGGGAAGCATAATTTCCTTAACGATAGAGAGGACGAGTTCAAAAAAGGAAGG ACGGCGAAGTTCTTTATTGAAGCCGTCGATCTTGGTCCCATCACAAAAATTGAAGTTAGCCATGACGGAGACACAAAAA AAATGGGTTGGTACTTGCAACACATACTGGTGAAGGAAGACGGAGGACCCTCTTACTTCTTCGCCGGTGACAC ATGGCTATGCAAAGAGAGGGGAGACGGGGTCACGTCTCGCGAGCTGACGAGGACCGGTATCTTCGACGACAGCGACGAAGGGgaagatgacgatgacgatgaagATGAAGAATAA
- the LOC139119098 gene encoding lipoxygenase homology domain-containing protein 1-like, producing MAQPGGAGGGYPPFQGGQMPPGFQPGQMNPQMAYMMMAMRAQISADQMPLDDTTAKIRIETGDKGSDCGTNAQVFIEIYGEKGSTGEIKLGDPNGGYFEPGGASEFGLKIPDDIGKPFKIRLRHDNSGKKADWFVDKVVLERQEFSLEFPLNTWLSNKKGSKVIIQEAPSTASGLEILKYEVVTKTGKEKNGGTDANVWIKVFGEKGDSGQRWLSSNVYLGRRLDKFKKGKSDKFSMTGVDLGKLTHVVVSHDGTKKGDDWFLEHVVVKTPNEGPMYWFPCNKWIGVEQGRKERKIECGGVRNVADDSDDD from the exons ATGGCACAACCCGGAGGTGCAGGAGGAGGCTACCCTCCCTTCCAAGGAGGACAGATGCCCCCTGGATTTCAGCCTGGCCAAATGAACCCCCAAATGGCCTATATGATGATGGCGATGCGTGCACAGATATCAGCCGACCAAATGC CACTTGATGATACAACGGCCAAGATTCGGATCGAGACGGGCGATAAGGGATCGGACTGCGGTACCAATGCACAGGTTTTCATTGAAATCTACGGTGAGAAGGGAAGCACCGGTGAAATCAAACTCGGCGATCCAAATGGCGGTTACTTTGAACCTGGCGGTGCTTCTGAATTTGGG CTGAAAATCCCCGATGACATAGGAAAGCCGTTCAAAATTAGATTGCGCCATGACAACAGCGGTAAGAAAGCTGATTGGTTCGTCGATAAG GTGGTTCTAGAGAGACAAGAATTCTCGCTGGAGTTTCCCCTGAACACGTGGTTGTCGAACAAAAAAGGAAGTAAAGTGATCATCCAGGAAGCGCCATCAACGGCCTCAGGATTGGAAA TTCTCAAATATGAGGTTGTGACGAAGACCGGCAAAGAGAAGAACGGGGGAACGGATGCCAACGTCTGGATCAAAGTCTTCGGCGAGAAAGGCGACAGTGGGCAGCGATGGCTCAGCAGTAACGTCTACCTCGGAAGACGTCTCGACAAATTTAAGAAAGGAAAG AGTGACAAGTTTTCTATGACCGGTGTTGATCTGGGCAAACTCACTCACGTGGTCGTGAGCCACGATGGAACAAAGAAAG GTGATGACTGGTTCCTAGAACACGTGGTTGTGAAGACACCGAATGAGGGCCCAATGTACTGGTTTCCATGCAACAA ATGgattggtgttgaacaaggcaggaaagaaagaaagatagagTGTGGAGGTGTAAGAAATGTTGCTGACGACAGCGATGATGATTAA
- the LOC139119099 gene encoding lipoxygenase homology domain-containing protein 1-like has protein sequence MAAFGGIPPFLMSASCGAPLDDFEVKSDTAKIIVETGEVGSDCGTNAQVFIEIYGEDSSSGEVRLGEPDGGYFQPGTISEFGLKIETEFGKPYKIRVRHDNSGKNADWYLEKVTLVRDTCQVVFPCESWVSNKKGDKIIIKEFPAGDSGLEVLEYEVTVKTGKEKKSDTGADVWIVVYGERGDTGKRWLSKNVYKGSRLVLFKKGKSDAFKMKAVDLGPIQKVFIGHTGSKSGDDWYVEHVIVKLPNGDQYYHPLSQWLSQETKLKRVIQCAGMREGEDEDDDSD, from the exons ATGGCGGCATTTGGTGGCATTCCTCCGTTTTTGATGAGCGCTAGCTGCGGTGCACCTCTCGATGATTTCG AGGTTAAATCAGACACTGCAAAAATCATCGTTGAAACTGGTGAAGTCGGCTCCGACTGCGGAACCAACGCGCAGGTATTCATCGAAATTTACGGAGAGGACTCAAGTTCAGGCGAGGTCAGGCTAGGTGAACCTGACGGTGGATATTTTCAACCGGGGACGATTTCTGAATTTGGA CTAAAGATAGAGACGGAGTTTGGAAAACCTTACAAAATTCGTGTTCGTCATGACAACAGCGGCAAGAATGCTGACTGGTATCTTGAAAAG GTAACCCTTGTGAGGGATACCTGTCAAGTGGTGTTCCCGTGCGAGTCGTGGGTGTCAAAcaaaaaaggtgacaaaattatCATCAAGGAATTCCCAGCAGGAGATTCGGGTCTAGAAG TTCTGGAGTATGAAGTAACCGTGAAGACAGGCAAAGAGAAGAAGTCCGATACTGGTGCTGACGTGTGGATCGTGGTTTATGGTGAGCGCGGAGACACTGGAAAGCGTTGGCTTAGCAAAAATGTCTACAAGGGAAGCAGGCTGGTATTGTTTAAGAAAGGAAAG AGCGACGCCTTCAAGATGAAAGCCGTTGATCTTGGGCCAATTCAGAAAGTCTTTATCGGACACACTGGTAGCAAGTCAG GAGATGATTGGTATGTGGAACATGTCATCGTGAAATTACCAAATGGAGATCAATACTATCATCCACTGTCACA GTGGTTATCCCAAGAAACAAAGTTGAAGAGAGTGATACAGTGCGCCGGCATGAGAGAAGGAGAAGATGAGGACGATGATAGCGATTAA